A genomic region of Catalinimonas niigatensis contains the following coding sequences:
- a CDS encoding cytochrome c oxidase subunit I has translation MATGNKSNESLSHDAHGHDGDHGHDEHHHGNFISTYIFSTDHKMIAKQYLFSGIIWAFIGGMLSIIFRLQLGFPDMNLEFLRPLLGDWITSTGTLDAEFYLALVTMHGTIMVFFVLTAGLSGTFSNYLIPLQIGARDMASGFMNMLSYWFFFLASVIMFASLFLETGPAAGGWVVYPPLSALPQAIQGSQAGMTLWLVAMVFFIVSQLLGGINYITTVINLRTRGLSFAKLPLTIWAFFLTAVIGLLSFPVLFAASLLLVFDRSFGTSFYLSEIYIGGEALPNVGGSPILYQHLFWFLGHPEVYIVLLPALGITSEIIATNSRKPIFGYRAMVGSLLAITVLSFVVWAHHMFVSGLNPFLGSIFMFLTLIIAVPSAVKVFNYLATLWKGNIIFTPAMLFSIGLVSVFISGGITGIFLGNSAVDIQLHDTYFVVAHFHLVMGSASFFGLMAGVYHWFPKMFGRMMDKHLGYAHFWLTFVGIYLVFFPMHYIGIAGFPRRYYSFTTFDIFGTFADLNMFISIAAILTFGSQIIFAYNFFYSMYRGRLAPANPWKSNTLEWTTPRFPGHGNWPGEIPRVYRWPYDYSKPEAKDDYIPQHIPFSATPESNLPHENDMIAEEKEEAKVDSNTNEAKA, from the coding sequence ATGGCTACAGGAAATAAAAGTAACGAATCTTTGTCGCATGATGCGCATGGTCACGATGGAGACCATGGCCATGACGAACATCACCACGGTAATTTTATTAGTACGTATATATTCAGCACTGACCATAAAATGATTGCCAAGCAATACCTGTTTTCAGGTATTATCTGGGCCTTTATAGGGGGGATGCTTTCAATTATTTTCAGGCTACAGTTGGGTTTTCCTGACATGAATCTTGAATTTCTCAGACCTCTATTAGGAGATTGGATTACTTCTACCGGTACGTTGGATGCTGAATTTTATCTTGCGCTGGTAACGATGCACGGAACCATCATGGTGTTTTTTGTGCTAACTGCTGGTTTGAGCGGTACCTTTAGTAATTACCTAATTCCTTTACAGATTGGTGCCCGTGATATGGCTTCTGGCTTTATGAATATGCTCTCTTATTGGTTCTTTTTCTTGGCCAGTGTGATCATGTTTGCTTCACTGTTTTTGGAAACAGGACCGGCAGCAGGAGGATGGGTAGTGTACCCTCCACTCAGTGCTTTGCCTCAGGCGATACAAGGTTCTCAGGCAGGTATGACATTGTGGTTGGTTGCGATGGTATTCTTCATCGTTTCTCAATTATTGGGGGGTATTAACTATATCACCACCGTTATTAATTTAAGAACAAGAGGTCTATCATTTGCAAAGCTTCCTTTGACCATATGGGCCTTCTTTTTGACAGCTGTAATAGGTTTGTTATCTTTTCCTGTTTTGTTTGCAGCATCGCTTTTATTGGTATTTGACAGAAGCTTTGGTACCAGTTTTTACCTTTCAGAAATATACATTGGTGGAGAAGCATTACCCAATGTTGGAGGTAGTCCTATCCTGTATCAGCATTTGTTCTGGTTCTTAGGTCACCCTGAAGTTTATATTGTATTGCTACCTGCCCTGGGTATTACCTCAGAAATTATAGCAACAAACTCCAGAAAGCCAATTTTTGGTTACCGTGCTATGGTCGGTTCCCTGTTAGCAATTACCGTTCTTTCGTTTGTGGTATGGGCACACCATATGTTCGTTTCAGGATTAAATCCTTTTTTGGGCTCTATTTTCATGTTCCTGACACTAATCATAGCAGTACCTTCGGCAGTAAAAGTATTCAACTATCTGGCTACACTCTGGAAAGGTAATATCATATTTACACCAGCGATGCTTTTCTCTATAGGATTGGTATCTGTTTTTATTTCCGGTGGTATCACGGGTATATTCCTGGGTAATTCAGCAGTTGACATACAATTACATGATACCTACTTTGTGGTAGCGCACTTTCACTTGGTAATGGGTAGTGCCTCCTTCTTTGGACTGATGGCAGGGGTGTATCACTGGTTCCCAAAAATGTTTGGTCGAATGATGGATAAGCATCTGGGTTATGCACATTTCTGGCTTACCTTCGTGGGTATTTATCTGGTATTTTTCCCCATGCATTATATCGGAATAGCCGGTTTTCCCAGAAGGTATTATTCATTTACCACCTTTGATATTTTCGGTACTTTTGCAGATCTGAACATGTTTATCAGCATTGCAGCTATTTTGACATTTGGGTCACAGATAATTTTTGCTTACAACTTCTTCTATAGCATGTACAGAGGAAGGTTAGCACCGGCAAATCCCTGGAAATCCAATACCTTGGAGTGGACTACACCCCGTTTCCCAGGTCATGGTAACTGGCCTGGTGAGATTCCCAGAGTGTACAGATGGCCTTATGACTATAGTAAGCCTGAAGCCAAAGACGATTATATCCCTCAGCATATTCCTTTCTCTGCGACCCCGGAATCTAACCTGCCGCATGAGAATGACATGATTGCAGAAGAGAAAGAAGAAGCTAAAGTGGACTCTAATACGAATGAGGCTAAAGCCTAA
- a CDS encoding COX15/CtaA family protein, which produces MFRRLSLITLVSVYFLILVGGIVRSTGSGMGCPDWPKCFGSWVPPTSVEQLPANYKEIYAQQRAEKNTRFTAYLDALGFVQLAEQIRNDESILVEANFNAIKTWTEYINRLIGVVVGFLIFATFLVSISYIGTDNKLFLYALLSLISVGFQGWIGSVVVSTNLLQWLITVHMLLALVIVALLTYLVVRVKKESVLALITTYSTSASITLLLLIAMSVAQVVLGTQVRESVDLVAEQMNYESRESWIEQLGIVFYIHRSYSMLIVLVHIFLLYKVVKHYGNQGNLMRNSLVLLIVVVLEILSGVVMAYFAIPRFAQPIHLLFASLVFGLQLYIWLKINMVRWNKSFRFEQNEVIQNDSYQVYS; this is translated from the coding sequence TTGTTCAGGAGACTAAGCTTAATCACCTTAGTCTCTGTTTACTTTTTGATATTGGTGGGGGGAATCGTAAGAAGTACCGGCTCAGGAATGGGCTGTCCTGACTGGCCCAAATGTTTTGGAAGTTGGGTGCCTCCTACGAGTGTTGAACAACTTCCTGCTAATTATAAAGAAATCTATGCCCAGCAAAGAGCAGAAAAGAACACCAGATTTACAGCTTATTTAGATGCTCTCGGTTTCGTACAACTTGCCGAGCAAATCAGAAATGATGAAAGTATTTTGGTTGAGGCCAATTTTAATGCGATAAAAACCTGGACAGAATACATCAATCGCTTGATAGGAGTAGTAGTAGGTTTTCTAATATTCGCCACTTTCCTGGTTTCTATCTCCTATATAGGAACAGATAATAAGCTTTTTTTATACGCATTATTGAGCTTGATATCTGTTGGTTTTCAGGGATGGATTGGGTCAGTAGTGGTTTCTACCAATCTGCTCCAGTGGCTGATTACAGTACATATGCTATTAGCTCTTGTGATTGTAGCCTTGCTGACTTATCTGGTGGTGCGGGTAAAAAAAGAGAGCGTACTTGCACTAATCACGACCTATTCAACTTCTGCAAGTATTACCTTACTATTACTTATCGCTATGTCAGTAGCGCAGGTAGTACTGGGTACGCAGGTAAGAGAATCAGTGGATTTGGTGGCAGAACAAATGAACTACGAGTCGCGAGAAAGCTGGATTGAACAGTTAGGAATAGTATTTTATATTCACCGATCTTATTCAATGCTTATCGTGTTGGTACACATTTTTTTGCTGTACAAAGTAGTGAAACATTATGGTAACCAAGGAAACTTAATGCGTAATTCTTTGGTACTATTGATAGTAGTTGTACTTGAGATTTTGAGTGGTGTCGTCATGGCTTATTTCGCTATACCCCGCTTTGCACAACCTATTCATTTGTTGTTTGCATCTCTGGTATTTGGCCTTCAACTCTATATTTGGTTGAAAATTAATATGGTCAGATGGAACAAGTCATTCCGATTTGAACAAAATGAAGTAATTCAAAATGATAGCTACCAAGTCTACAGTTAA
- the cyoE gene encoding heme o synthase yields the protein MIATKSTVKFGISEAGIKLKAYVALMKFRLSFLVAFSSAFGYVLANQGPLDIFTLIILSIAGFLISGASITINQIIEKDLDKLMSRTKNRPLPTNIVSVQEASIFALLTGFAGLWMLMQYTNLLTAGLALFSLIAYSFVYTPLKRVGPIAVLVGAFPGALPPLLGWVAATGQISPEALVLFGIQFIWQFPHFWAIAWVADEDYKKAGFKLLPSGGGKDLRTAVRIMTYALFLIPLGLLPLKFGITGVDSAIVATVCGALFLFQTFRLMVDCSRKSALRIMFGSFIYLPVVQIAFLLDKI from the coding sequence ATGATAGCTACCAAGTCTACAGTTAAATTTGGAATAAGTGAAGCGGGCATCAAGCTAAAAGCTTATGTTGCTCTTATGAAGTTCAGGCTTTCCTTCCTGGTCGCTTTTTCTTCTGCTTTCGGTTATGTTCTTGCCAATCAGGGACCTTTGGATATTTTTACCTTAATTATCCTTTCTATTGCAGGATTCTTGATTTCCGGTGCATCCATTACCATCAATCAGATTATTGAAAAAGATCTGGATAAGTTGATGAGCAGGACCAAAAATCGTCCCCTTCCTACGAATATTGTCAGTGTACAGGAAGCGAGTATTTTTGCATTGCTTACTGGTTTTGCAGGCTTATGGATGCTAATGCAGTATACTAATTTACTCACTGCTGGATTAGCTTTATTTTCTCTGATTGCATACAGTTTTGTATATACTCCATTGAAAAGAGTAGGACCTATTGCAGTATTGGTCGGTGCATTTCCTGGTGCACTCCCTCCTTTATTAGGTTGGGTTGCCGCTACTGGGCAGATCAGTCCAGAAGCATTGGTATTATTTGGTATACAATTTATATGGCAGTTCCCGCATTTTTGGGCAATTGCCTGGGTGGCCGATGAAGATTACAAAAAAGCAGGATTTAAGTTGCTTCCATCGGGAGGAGGTAAAGACCTCAGGACTGCGGTACGCATTATGACCTATGCGCTTTTTCTTATTCCTTTAGGATTGCTTCCATTGAAGTTTGGCATTACCGGAGTAGATTCAGCCATAGTGGCTACGGTTTGTGGAGCTTTGTTTTTATTTCAGACTTTTCGCCTGATGGTGGATTGTTCTCGCAAATCTGCTTTGCGCATTATGTTTGGTTCATTTATCTATTTGCCGGTCGTGCAGATAGCTTTTCTACTTGATAAAATTTAG